One stretch of Tepidibacter hydrothermalis DNA includes these proteins:
- the lysS gene encoding lysine--tRNA ligase, with protein sequence MSEELNLNEMLKIRREKLAKLQEMGKNPFEVETYNLTHHSIDIKDNFEELEGKEVSIAGRLMSKRVQGKASFVDIQDQDGRIQCYVRKDRIGEEDYDLFVTYDIGDIVGIKGEVFKTKKEEISVKANEVQLLSKSLQTLPEKFHGLKDQDLRYRQRYVDLIVNPEVKKAFFIRNKATKAIKEYLDNRGYLEVDTPILNTIAGGASAKPFITHHNTLDIDMYLRIANELYLKRLIVGGFEKVYEMGRMFRNEGMSIKHNPEYTCIELYEAYADYKDMMEMTENIVAYAAQKALGTTKINYQGTEIDFTPPWNRMSMQEAVKQYAGVDFDEITTDEEAVKVAKEKGLEIKPEMKRGHVINDLFEEYAEQHLIQPTFITHHPVEVSPLAKRNPEDPSITNRFEAFVNTWEIANAFSELNDPIDQRGRFMDQLRQRELGDDEAQMLDEDFLNALEVGLPPTGGLGIGIDRVMMLLTNSSSIRDVLLFPTMKPIVANKSENIE encoded by the coding sequence ATGTCTGAAGAATTAAATTTAAATGAAATGCTTAAAATAAGAAGAGAAAAACTAGCAAAACTTCAAGAAATGGGTAAAAATCCATTTGAAGTAGAGACTTACAATTTAACTCATCATAGTATAGATATAAAAGACAACTTTGAAGAATTAGAAGGAAAAGAAGTTTCGATAGCAGGTCGTTTAATGAGTAAAAGAGTTCAAGGAAAAGCATCTTTTGTTGATATACAAGATCAAGACGGAAGAATTCAATGCTATGTAAGAAAAGATAGAATAGGTGAAGAAGATTATGATCTGTTCGTAACTTACGATATTGGAGATATAGTTGGAATAAAAGGAGAAGTATTCAAAACTAAAAAAGAAGAAATATCTGTAAAGGCAAATGAGGTTCAACTTTTAAGTAAATCACTTCAAACATTGCCAGAAAAATTCCATGGGCTTAAAGATCAAGATTTAAGATACAGACAAAGATATGTAGATTTAATAGTTAATCCAGAGGTTAAGAAAGCTTTCTTTATAAGAAACAAAGCTACAAAAGCTATTAAAGAATACTTAGATAATAGAGGATATTTAGAAGTTGATACACCAATACTTAACACTATAGCTGGTGGAGCATCTGCTAAGCCTTTCATAACTCATCATAATACTTTAGATATAGACATGTACTTAAGAATAGCTAATGAACTTTACTTAAAGAGATTAATAGTTGGTGGATTTGAAAAAGTATATGAGATGGGTAGAATGTTTAGAAATGAAGGAATGTCTATAAAGCATAATCCAGAGTATACTTGTATAGAGCTATACGAAGCGTATGCTGATTACAAAGATATGATGGAAATGACTGAAAATATAGTTGCATATGCTGCTCAAAAGGCTCTTGGTACTACTAAGATTAATTATCAAGGAACTGAGATAGATTTTACTCCTCCATGGAATAGAATGAGTATGCAAGAAGCAGTAAAGCAATATGCTGGAGTTGATTTTGATGAAATCACTACAGATGAAGAAGCTGTAAAAGTAGCAAAAGAAAAAGGATTAGAAATAAAGCCAGAAATGAAAAGAGGACATGTTATAAATGATTTATTCGAAGAATATGCAGAACAGCATTTAATTCAGCCTACATTTATAACTCATCATCCGGTAGAAGTATCGCCTCTTGCTAAGCGTAATCCTGAAGATCCATCTATAACTAATAGATTTGAAGCGTTTGTTAATACTTGGGAAATAGCTAATGCATTCTCTGAGCTTAATGATCCTATTGATCAAAGAGGAAGATTTATGGATCAATTAAGACAAAGAGAATTAGGAGATGATGAAGCTCAGATGCTAGATGAAGACTTCTTAAATGCATTAGAAGTTGGTCTTCCACCTACAGGTGGATTAGGAATAGGAATAGATAGAGTTATGATGCTTTTAACTAATTCAAGCTCTATAAGGGATGTACTATTATTCCCAACTATGAAGCCTATAGTGGCAAATAAATCAGAAAATATAGAATAA
- the greA gene encoding transcription elongation factor GreA has product MDTNKEVLLTKEGHKKIEDELEYLKAVRRKEVAERIKIAISFGDISENSEYDEAKNEQAQLEERILKLENMLTKAVIIDESKIDLSIVTIGSVVKVNDIDFDEEVEYTIVGSAEADPYEFKISNESPVGKALLGRKVGDKVDVQVPDGMAKFEILEIKR; this is encoded by the coding sequence ATGGATACTAATAAGGAAGTATTATTAACTAAAGAAGGTCATAAGAAAATAGAAGATGAATTAGAGTATTTAAAGGCTGTAAGAAGAAAAGAAGTAGCAGAAAGAATTAAGATAGCTATATCATTTGGAGATATATCTGAAAACTCAGAGTATGATGAAGCTAAAAATGAACAAGCTCAACTTGAAGAAAGAATATTAAAGCTTGAGAATATGCTTACAAAAGCTGTTATAATAGATGAAAGTAAAATAGATTTGAGTATAGTTACTATAGGTTCTGTAGTTAAAGTTAATGATATAGACTTTGATGAAGAGGTAGAATACACTATAGTAGGTTCAGCAGAAGCAGATCCATATGAATTTAAGATTTCTAATGAATCTCCTGTTGGAAAAGCTCTTTTAGGAAGAAAAGTAGGAGATAAAGTAGACGTACAAGTTCCTGATGGAATGGCTAAGTTTGAGATTTTAGAAATTAAAAGATAA